GGTCACGCTGCCGCCGCTGCGCGAGCGCCGTGAGGACATTGCCGCGCTCGCCGTCCACTTCACTGCCGCTGCCGCCGAGCGCCACAGGCTCGAGCCGCTGCCGCTCGATGGAGCCGCGCGCCGCGCGCTGCTCGCCCACACCTGGCCCGGCAACGTGCGCGAGCTGCGCAACGCGATCGAGCGCGCACTCGTCGTCGCCGATGGCGCTGCCATCACCGTTGCGGATCTGCCATCGTCGATCGTCGGGTCAGTCGCGCCGCTCGCTCCGGCCGATGCCGCCGTCGCGGAGCTGCCGTACATCGAGGCAAGAGACCGCGCCATGGACACCTTCGACCGCGCGTTCCTCGCAGCCGCGCTCGAGCGACACGACGGCAACGTGAGCGCGACAGCCCGCGCGCTCGGCCTGCACCGGCAGAGTCTGCAGAAAATGCTGAGACGCGTGGGCTTGAACGAGGGTCGGTAGCACCCTGCGGTACCCTGCTCAGTCGCGCAGCCTGACCTGAACTCACTGAGACACCGGCCTTGTCGGCGACTGCATTATGCAGTCATATTGCAGCCATGGCCAATCGCACCCTCACCATTCGCGGCATCGCCGACGCCGTTCTCGAACGACTGCGCGCACGCGCCGCCGCCAATCGGCGCAGCCTGAACGGCGAGCTGCTCGCAATCCTGGATCGAGCGGCTGCCGACGATGAAGCCGCGTCGCGCCCGACGCGCGCACCGCACGGAACCGTCCGTGAACGGCCAGCCGCGGGCTACGGTGATGCTACTCAGACACACATCACCCTGATCGCGGACATCGACCGCGGCGTACTGGACGATGTCTGCCGTCGCCATCACATCGTGTGGCTGGCCCTTTTCGGCTCACACGCCCGGGGCGATGCGCGGCCCGACAGCGACGTGGATGTGGTCGTGGACTTCGCCCCCGGGACTACGCCCGGGTTCGGCATCGTCCGGGTGGCGGAGGCGCTGCGGCCGGTCTTCGGTGGCCGCCCCGTCGACCTGGTGACCCGTCGCGGCCTCGCACCCCGCCTGCGCGAACATGTCCTCTCTTCGGCGAAGACGCTTTATGCCGCGCAATGACCGGCTTTCGCTCGAGCTGATGCTGGACACGGCTCGCCGCCTGCACGGGCTCGCGCGTGGGCGGTCGCGCCCGGATCTCGATACCGATGATGTCCTCGTCCTCGCCATGCTGCACCTCATTCAGCGACTCGGCGAGACCGCGAGCCGACTCAGCGCGGAATTCCGCGCGGCACATCCGGAGTTCCCCTGGGGCGAGATGATCGCCATGCGGAACCGGATCGTGCACGCGTACGGTGACCTGGATCCGGATATCGTCTGGCACGTCGCGACGGATGACATCGAGGCGGTGATCGCTGCGCTCGAGCGGGCAATCGCCGACTGACGCGCCGCTCCGTCCAGTACGGGGAGGTAAAAGCGCGGGGGCGTGGGGCGGCGTCGAGGCGTGGCGCGCGTCGAGGACGACGTCGAATCCTCCATTTGCTGCACGCCCCCCGACGGAGTGGAGGATTCGTCGCGCTATGCGCGCCGAAGTTTCCATCTGAGCCTGAAAACCTGAGGACCGACGGAAAGTTCGCGGCTCATCGCGCAGCGAATCCTCCATCCTCGCGGGCGTGCTGCGTCATTTGGTCGATTCGCGGCACGGCGCGCCCGCCGTGAGCGCGCCGCCAATGACAGCTGCGTCAGAACTCGATGGAACCCTTCGCGGTCATGTGCGACCGCCCGGCCCCCAGGTCGGCCTGGCCCGTGATCGTCGCCTGTCCGGACGCGTCCGCGAACCGGCCGGTGCCGCCGTCGAACGTCAGCGTCGCGGTGAATGCGATGAGGCCGGGGCCCACGGGCGTGTTCGTGCCGGTGCCGGTGCCGCGCAGCTCGTCTCCGTTGGCGGCGACGAACGTGGTCTCGAGCGTCTGCGTCCCGTTGACGACATTGATGATCTTGTCGGATGTGAGCTGGGCGCGCCCGATGTGGGTTCCGTGACAGGTGCCCGTATCGATCTGATGGAGCAGGCCCGGTCCAACGGGCGTGGGCGGCTGGATCACCATTTCGCAGCGCACGCTGAACGGCACTGGCCCGACGGCGTCCAGCAGACCGGAGCTCAGCTGGACGGGCTCGGTGAGAGAGTCGGCCGAACAGCCGGCCAGGAGGAAAGCGAGCGTGAGGTGGAGCGGCAGACGACGTGACATGGTGACCTCCTTCGAGTGAGTGCTTGCCCCGGGATCGGGACGGGAGGTATCTAACAGGCAGGCCGTCGAACCGGCGTTAGTTCTGCGTTATCCCCCGCAACAGGCTCTCATGCTTCGTCTTCAGACCTTTGGCGGGTGCCACCTGGAGCGGGACGGCGTCCGTATGGACACCGCTTCCGCGTACCGCAAGGGTCTTGCGCTGCTCGCCGTGCTGGCCGCTGCCGGCGAGCGTGGCGTAAGCCGTGACGCCGTGCTCGCGCTGCTCTGGCCCGACAGCGACGAGGAACGCGCACGCACGTCGCTGCGACAGCTCGTGCACCTGCTCCGTAACCAGCTCCAGTCGCCCGACCTGATCCCGTCATCGCCGGAGCTGCGCCTGAATCCGCGGGTGATCTCGAGCGACGTCGCCGATTTCCGAGCGGCGCTCGAGACGGACGACCTCGCGGCGGCGGTCGAGTTGTACCGCGGCCCCTTCCTCGATGGCTTCTACATCAGGAGCGCCGACGAGCTGGAGCGCTGGATCGCGACGGAACGCGCGGGGCTCGCGAGCGATGCCGCACGCGCGCTCGAGACGCTCGCCCAGCGCACCGAGTCGGCAGGCGACGTTCGTGCGGCGGTGACGTGGTGGCGCAGACTGACGGAGCTCGACCCGATCAGTGCGAGCGGCGCGATCGGCCTGATGCGCTGCCTCGATGCCGTCGGCGAGCGGGCTGCAGCTCTGCGACACGCACGCGTGCACGAGTTGCTGGTGCAGAGCGAGCTGGGCGAGGCGACGGACGACGCGGTCTCGGCATTCGCGGACAGGCTGCGCAACAGCACACAGCCGCCCGCTGACGTACCGGCCGAATCAGGAATTGCGACGCCGGCGAGACCGGTCGACAACCATCCGCCGACGGTGCGCGCGACGGACAGCCATCCGGCGACAGCGAGCGCGACGGCCATCGATCCGCCGAAGCTTCCGGTCGACGAGCCCGAAGCCGAGGTGGCGGCCGTCACCGCAGTGACGCGCCGGCGACATCGACTGCTCACGGCCGCCGCTGCTCTCGTCGTCGCATTCGTGGTCATCGCGGCCGTTGCAATCTTGAGCCGGCCGCGCGCGGCCACGCATACATTCATCGCCGTGCTGCCGCTGGCGAACACGAGCGGCGATACCACCACCGAAGCCATCAGTGACGGCCTGACCGAGAACCTGATCACATCGCTCGGGGCCATCCCCGACGTGCGCGTGATCGGGCGCACGTCCGCGTTCCTGTTCAGAGAACGTTCGCTCGACCTGCGCGCGATCGCGGACAGCCTCGGCGCGAGTGCCGTGCTCGACGGCAGCGTCCAGCGGTCGGGAGACCAGCTCAAGATCGGCGTGCAGCTCGTGAGCGCGGCCGATGGCACCGTCGTGTGGGCTGAGACGTACGACCGCAGGCTGACCGACTTCTTCGCCATCCAGGACGAGATCACGCGTGCGATCATCGACGCACTGCGCCTGCGCGTCGGGCGCGCAACAGCCAGGGCGGACACGTTGCGCGATGTGCGTGCATACGAGCTCTACCTGCGCGGCCGCCACATCTTCACCACGCGCACCGACCGCGAGGGCACCGATCACGCGCGACAGTATTTCGAAGCCGCACTGGAGCGCGACTCGCTCCTCGCGTACGCGCACGCCGGCCTGTCCGATGTCTACACCCGGCTCGCAATCTTCGCCCACATGCCGGCACGCGCGGGATTCGCACGCGCCGGGGATCACGCTCGCCGCGCGCTCGCGCTCGACAGCACTCTCGCCGAAGCGCACGCCGCGCTCGGCCATAAGCTCTGCGTTGCAGACTTCGACTGGGATGCATCGGACCGCGCATTCGAGCGCGCGATCGCGCTCAACCCGAACTACCTCTTCGGCCGTATGCCATATGCGGTCTGCCTGATGAGCCGCGGTCGCTTCCACGAGGCGGAACGCCAGCTCCTCCACGCCCGCGAAACCGATCCGCTCTCGCCCGCCCCGAGCAACCTGCTCGGACGACTTTACGTCAACATGCAGCAGCCCGACCGCGCCATCGATAACCTGCGCCAGGCGCTCGAGCTGAGTCCGCAGATGGACCTCGCGTGGCAGCAGCTCGGCCACGCCCGGCTCCAGCAAGGGATGGCCGCGGAAGCGATCGACGCCTTCGAGCGCGCCGCCACCCTCAGCGGCACCCGCGATTCCCTCCACCTCGCCTACGCCCTCGCTGTCACGGGGCGAACCGGCGACGCCAGACGCATCCTCACCGACCTGACGTCCTCCGGACATACCGAGAACATGGCCTATCACTTCGCACTCGCAGCAACCGGTCTCGGCGATCTCGATCGTGCGTTCGCATGGCTGGAGCGCGGCTTCGACGAGCAGGGCTCCTTCGTGGGGAGCGCAGCCGTCGATCCGGCGCTGGCACCGCTGCGCGCTGACCCGCGCTGGCCGATGATGCTCCGGCGCATGCGTCTGGAGTAAGGCCGTCTCGCGTCGGGCTCCGCCTCTTCACACAGTCCTTGATCCCCGGCACCGCCCTGAACGTCGTGCGCTGCTCTACCAGCACGCGCCGTCGAGCGGACTGCCCGCGACGAACCCTGTTCTACGCGCGCATCGTCATGGCCGGGTCCACCCGCGCTGCACGCGCCGCCGGGATCCAGCAGGCGGCGATGCCGATCACCGACATGAGCACTGCAACGCCGATGAACGTGACGGGATCGTGTGGGGCGACGCCGAACAGGAGGCCGCGGATTACACGCGCAGCCAGGAACGCACCGGCAACGCCGAGCGCGAGGCCAGCTGCGAGCAGGACGCCGCCTTCCTTCAGGATCATGCGGTGCACACGCGACGCCTCGGCGCCTAGGCTCATGCGGATGCCGATCTCGGCGGTGCGCGCGCTCACGGAAAACGCAAGGACGCCTGCAATGCCGACGGCCGCGATGATGACGGCGAGAATGCCGAATGACGAGACGAGTGCAGCGTTCAGGCGGCGCGGCGAGACGCTCTGATCCTTGATCTGCGCGACGGTCAGCACGTCGCCGAGCGGTGCGGCCGGCGCGATGCTTCTTGCGATGCGCATCGCTGCGGCCGCAACGTCCGGTGCATTGTCATCCGTGCGGATCACGAGTCCGCCGCCTATGGTGAACTCCTGCGCAAAAGGCGCGAACATGACGAGCGGCGGTTCGGCGTCAAGACCGCCATCACGCGTGTTGTTCACAACACCCACGATCGTGCGCCACTCGTCGGTGAACGGCGTGAACCGCAGCACGGGGCTCGCGAGCGCAAGCCGCTGACCGAGCGGATTGCGATCCGGAAACAACCTGTCGACGAGCGCCTGATTGACGATGACGACCTTGCCGGAGCCCGCGCGATCGGTATCCCGGAACTCACGCCCACTGAGCAGGGGAATGCCCGCAGCGCGGAAGTATTCGGGGCTCGCCATTCGCAGATCTGCGCTCGGGATCGCCTCGCCCGCAGCTCGCGCAACACCGTCCGCCTTGATCTCGAATGACAATATCGACTTCCGCAGCGGCATGGTGGAGCCGAGACCGACCTCGATGACGCCGGGCACCGCACGGATCGCGCGCTGCATCCGGGAGTAGAGCTCCTTGTTCGTCGCATCGGACGTGGCGGTGATCTGCGATGGATCGAGAAGCTCGACCGGCATCGTGAGCACCTTCTCGGTCGTGAGCCCC
This is a stretch of genomic DNA from Longimicrobiales bacterium. It encodes these proteins:
- a CDS encoding nucleotidyltransferase domain-containing protein, with protein sequence MANRTLTIRGIADAVLERLRARAAANRRSLNGELLAILDRAAADDEAASRPTRAPHGTVRERPAAGYGDATQTHITLIADIDRGVLDDVCRRHHIVWLALFGSHARGDARPDSDVDVVVDFAPGTTPGFGIVRVAEALRPVFGGRPVDLVTRRGLAPRLREHVLSSAKTLYAAQ
- a CDS encoding HepT-like ribonuclease domain-containing protein, yielding MPRNDRLSLELMLDTARRLHGLARGRSRPDLDTDDVLVLAMLHLIQRLGETASRLSAEFRAAHPEFPWGEMIAMRNRIVHAYGDLDPDIVWHVATDDIEAVIAALERAIAD
- a CDS encoding BTAD domain-containing putative transcriptional regulator, with product MDTASAYRKGLALLAVLAAAGERGVSRDAVLALLWPDSDEERARTSLRQLVHLLRNQLQSPDLIPSSPELRLNPRVISSDVADFRAALETDDLAAAVELYRGPFLDGFYIRSADELERWIATERAGLASDAARALETLAQRTESAGDVRAAVTWWRRLTELDPISASGAIGLMRCLDAVGERAAALRHARVHELLVQSELGEATDDAVSAFADRLRNSTQPPADVPAESGIATPARPVDNHPPTVRATDSHPATASATAIDPPKLPVDEPEAEVAAVTAVTRRRHRLLTAAAALVVAFVVIAAVAILSRPRAATHTFIAVLPLANTSGDTTTEAISDGLTENLITSLGAIPDVRVIGRTSAFLFRERSLDLRAIADSLGASAVLDGSVQRSGDQLKIGVQLVSAADGTVVWAETYDRRLTDFFAIQDEITRAIIDALRLRVGRATARADTLRDVRAYELYLRGRHIFTTRTDREGTDHARQYFEAALERDSLLAYAHAGLSDVYTRLAIFAHMPARAGFARAGDHARRALALDSTLAEAHAALGHKLCVADFDWDASDRAFERAIALNPNYLFGRMPYAVCLMSRGRFHEAERQLLHARETDPLSPAPSNLLGRLYVNMQQPDRAIDNLRQALELSPQMDLAWQQLGHARLQQGMAAEAIDAFERAATLSGTRDSLHLAYALAVTGRTGDARRILTDLTSSGHTENMAYHFALAATGLGDLDRAFAWLERGFDEQGSFVGSAAVDPALAPLRADPRWPMMLRRMRLE